In Setaria viridis chromosome 5, Setaria_viridis_v4.0, whole genome shotgun sequence, the genomic stretch CTGCTTGCCCACAACTACGTCGAGGACGACGAGAACATGTTCCGCTTCAACTACTCCCCGGCCTTCCTCCGCTGGGCGCTCAAGCCGCCGTCCTTCTTCCGCGCCTGGCACATCGGCGTCCGCGCCAAGGAGTCCAAGAAGCTCGTCGCTTTCATCTCGGGCGTCCCCGCGCGCATCCGCGCTCGCGATGATGTCGTCCGCATGGCCGAGATCAACTTCCTCTGcgtccacaagaagctccgaTCCAAGCGCCTCGCGCCCGTGCTCATCCGTGAGGTCACCCGCCGCGTCCACCAGGAGAACATCTGGCAGGCTGCATACACAGCAGGGGTCGTCCTCCCAACCCCCATCACCACCTGCCGCTACTGGCACCGATCCCTCAACCCCAAGAAGCTCATCGATGTTGGGTTTTCTCGCCTTGGTCCGCGCATGACCATGAGCCGCACTGTCCGGCTCTACAAGCTGCCTGATGCGCCGCTCACCCCAGGGTTCCGCCGGATGGAGCTCCGGGACGTTGCTGCGGTCACACGGCTGCTGAGGGCCTACCTTGCGAAGTTTGTGGTGGCACCGGATTTTGATGAGGTGGATGTGGAGCACTGGCTGCTGCCCCAGGAGGATGTGGTGGACAGCTACCTTGTAGAGAGCCCTGAGACGCATGAGGTCACGGATTTCTGCAGCTTTTACACGCTGCCGTCATCTGTGCTGAACAATGCTACCTATGCGACGCTCAAGGCTGCATACTCGTATTACAATGTTTCGACCAAAACTCCGTTGCAGCAGCTGATGAACGATGCGCTGATTGTTGCCAAGCAGAAGAACTATGATGTGTTCAATGCTCTTGATGTCATGGAGAACGAGTCATTCCTGAAGGAGCTCAAGTTTGGTCCTGGAGATGGGCAGCTCCACTATTACCTCTACAACTACCGTATTCGCAATGGCATCAAGCCCTCGGAGCTTGGCCTTGTGCTGCTATAGGCGGTCTAATCAGGACAGTCCTCAGTTTACACCCGTACTTCCGCAGCAGGTACACCTTCTGTCGCTGGTTTAGTATGTGTGTTTCGTGATTGCTATACCCATGTAATGATTTATGGTCCTCCATGCTGTAGGTTGTTCACTGTGCAATCCGATGGTTTCTCATTTTGTTTATTGCGTTAGTGATTCTCCGTATGATTGCCAAGACCATTGATGGGAGTCCAAGATGATTTGCAAACGAGGAGTCTGGAATTAGAAATCCTTTTCTTCATTTAAGATTATTGTTTTCCATCAGTGATATTTTGTGTGCGTGATCCAAAACATGTATGCTGGCACTGAGTTTACCAAGAAATTTTGATAGAACTTGTGTTATCAAAGTCATTGTGCTGTTGTGTTGTGGTTGCGCATGTATGCATGTATGGATGTCTTGATCCTAGAACATTTGCCGCTGCTCTTTCAATGCTGCCCCAAATTTTGATGATTTTCTTATTAGTTTCCGATGTTTTGTGATTCAGTAATTTGCTTTCTCCACATTTTGCACCACCAGAAACGTGAATGTGGCTTGTGGAATGTCACTACTCATTTGTCCTTCTCTAGGCTGTGACATTGTTTCTAAAAGTAAGACTCCTTGGTGCCTTATTGCATTCAGCACTAAGGCACTTTACCAACTTAGCTTGTTTTTTGACAAATGGGTTCTAGCTTTCTCAGTTAGGAGTGCgcatgaaaaataaatgttctAGCTTTCTCAGTTTGGACTTTGTAGTATGCATCATTGTCTTTGGCGGGCATCAATGCATTTGGATAATATTAGCTGGTTACAAATAGCTCACCTGATACTTGTAACCCTGTACAACTAGATGACATACCTAACTCACTGTACTTCCGAACTTCAAATGCAATAGTCATTTGAAGTTGCAAGCATTCTATTGTGTGGAATTGTGGCTCCATTCGGTAGTCAGACAAAGCCGATAACTTTATTTGCTGCATACTTCTAGCTATGTGACTGGCCTTTGACACACTACCGTATCAAGTTTGCCATATAACTATAAATGCCGATGGATATTCATAGGCAATTGACCATCCTAATCTGCGAATTTGCTGCTAAAAACTTTTACTTAGTCTGATGCAGTTGTGCAGAAATTTCTGTGCTTAGACACTTGTTTTACCCCCTGTGTTCAACTGAACTTTTCGGTGATTGTGAAAGCAAAGCGTGAAATGCAGCAGGTCTTCTTAATTAATCGGGATCCAACTTGTGCGCTAGAACATCAGATGATGATGGGCCTATCCTGCAGCACAGTTCAAAAGGTCAGTATCAACTTGTCAGCTATTGTTCATCGAAATTCATTTTCGTTGCCTTGGGCGTCATGGCCCCGCTTGTTTCCACTTATGAGCGgctcggtggaaataagcgagaatcctgCCAAACGCTTTGTTTATTTTCACCGATTCTCGTTTacgtggtaagccgcttcagagatttgaactacgagaagtgAGAAaatcgcttagattataatccaagtgTGGCTAAGACTAAGAGAAGCCTATCCAAACAACATGGCCTTAAGATGATGACTGATTTTCGTTGCCCCGGCGTCCAAGAAGATGAGCTGATGACTATTGTGCTGGtacttgttttctttgttcaaTCCTTGGTTAGCCCTTGCTGATCTGCCAACGCGAAGTGGCGCTACTTGCTGCATTCGCATAATTCAACACACCACGAGTCACGAGTCACTGGATCTGTTGAAATCGTATGATCAGATCCGCCAAGATACGTGAAGCCTGAACTGGCTCGGGCTAAAAATCTGGCAAGAGGTCCCCATCCAAAATCTGGCAAGCGGCCGGAACTGTATGCGAGAGAACATGGAAGCGAATATGCTGGAGCCAATCTTTGCGGTCCCGTCGCGCACACGGCACACGCgacccaccagcagcagcaacgaCGCCACCACCGTCCACCGCCACCCAACAGCGGCCGCGGCAGCTGCCGCAAGACAGGAAGGGACTCCACCGCAAAGCAATGTGCCCCGGCACCTGCAAGCACGGGCGCACGGCCGAGAAAAGCGCAGCCCCGCCACGAGTCGGCCACCTCCCCCCCCTCGTGGTCTTCTCCACTTGCTCCTGCACCTCCTCCACCCCTCCGAAAAAGTCCAATAAAATACAAGGGAGCCAACCCTCAGACGGAAGGCGCACGGCGCACGGAGGCGTTGGATCGGATCGTCGCCGGCGGGGGGCGAGATGTGGGAGTCGGTGGCGCTGACGCTGGCGGGCACCGCCGGCAACAACATCGGCAAGGTCCTCCAGAAGAAGGGCACCCAcatcctccctcccctctccctcaaGCTCAAGGTATTCCCCCTTCGTCCCTTCGCCAGATTCCTTTCGCTCCAGATCGCGCCGCCGAGCCCTTTACGAAATTGTGGCGTCCCTGTCCGTGCGCGCAGGTGGTCAAGGCGTATGCGTTGAACCAGCTCTGGATCAGCGGGTTCCTCATGGACATGTGCGGCGCCGCGCTCATGCTCACCGCGCTCTCCCAGGCCCCGGTACGTGCTCCTGTGCGCCCCCATGAGGTCCTCGAGCGATTCGATTGCTTATGCTGCCTTTGCTGGTGGCATTGCAGGTATCCGTTGTGCAGCCCATTGCCGGCTGCGGGCTCGCGATACTTTGCGTCTTCTCCCACTTTTACCTCAAGGAGGTCATGAATGGCCTCGATTGGGTCGCCATCACGCTAGCTGGTCTCGGCACCATAGGTGAGAGATATTCAAAACCTGGAACCTTTGCAATTTGAACTATACAAACCTTTATAGACTCTAATAATGCTTCACGATGGTTTCATGGGCTGGTGTTGATGTATGCTTGATTGTGTGTTCTCTTGCTTCAGGTGTTGGTGTGGGAGGCGAGGAACAGAAAGTTGATCAAATACCTCTTCTCAATATACCCTGGCTAGTGCTCTCCGTTGTCATCTTGTTTGTAGGTACCATACTCTGTGCTGCATAAGTTCTAGTATTACATGACATGCACTTAAATATGTTTTCTACCAACAGAAGTGTATTTCGTGCTATGCAATTGGCTAGATTTGTTCTGCTTCAGTTTTATTTTGTACTAACAAGAGCTAACAGTTACATGTGCATGGCTAAATTATGTTATGCCAATACTTCTTGTAACCTCTGTAAATAACTTACTATAGTCAATTACCATCTCAGGTACTGCTCAACACTTGGCTTCATATGTATAAAAAACAAAGGCGCGAGCAAGAGTTGGTGAGTATTTTAAAAACTCTAGCGCCTGTTTGCATATTGCAAGTTGTAACACAGAACATCCCATGCAGACTGGACCCGAAGTGATTGAGGAGATCATATATGGCTTAGAATCAGGCATTTTGTTTGGGTAATTTACTACTGCCGGTTTCCTTTTATCATTCTATATTACAGCCTTTTGTCACACTGATGTGACTAATGCGAGGATTGTCCATTCATCACTTGTTACTACCATTTATCGGTAAGGAGATCATGTGACTAACAACACTATTGCATATATAGGATTTCTTCAGTGATCTCTAAGATGGGATTTGTGATGTCCGAGATGGGTTTTCCAAAGATTGTTGTGCCAGCTGCCATTTCCTGTAGTGTTTGCTGCAGTGCTGTAGGATTTGTGTATCAGGTATGTCTAGCTTTCTGGAGATACACCTACCTGGTTTATGCTGTTCACTGTAACCTTCACAGAATGTATGTATCTATTTTGTTTCTAGGAGACATGCAGCCATTAATTCTTCTCTTGTACCAATTTGTGAATTGTGTGCCCAGACCATGAAAAGCAGGATACTGTGATAGCAGAGTTAGGTTAATTTGTGAAATGGGTCTGCAAAGTGGTTGGAGAGACAAGAATTGAAAAAATGATATGATTCTTAAAAAATACGACATAAGCTTTCATTATATAAAGATTGGGGTATAGTGGTGTAACCATTCCATGAAAATAGTATAAttagttttcacttttcagtgAGACCGAGTGACtatttaggcctggtttggttcctctgacttatttttagcacccgtcacatcaaatgtttagatcctaattaggagtattaaacgtagactatttacaaaacccattacataagtggaggctaaacggcgagacgaatctattaagcctaattagtccatgatttgacaatgtgttgctacagtaaacatttgctaatgatggattaattaggcttaatagattcgtctcgccatttagcctccacttatgtaatgggttttgtaaatagtctacgtttaatactcctaattagtatctaaacattcgatgtgacacgtgctaaaaataagcaaagggaaccaaacgcccccttagtttCTTTCTTTGGCAAAAATATATACTGCTTCTATGTGTAAATTGAAATTCCATGGACACTTACACTGAAATTGAAATTTCAAGGACATGAGTTATTTGAATTTCA encodes the following:
- the LOC117855663 gene encoding probable magnesium transporter NIPA9; the encoded protein is MWESVALTLAGTAGNNIGKVLQKKGTHILPPLSLKLKVVKAYALNQLWISGFLMDMCGAALMLTALSQAPVSVVQPIAGCGLAILCVFSHFYLKEVMNGLDWVAITLAGLGTIGVGVGGEEQKVDQIPLLNIPWLVLSVVILFVLLNTWLHMYKKQRREQELTGPEVIEEIIYGLESGILFGISSVISKMGFVMSEMGFPKIVVPAAISCSVCCSAVGFVYQTRGLKHGRAIVVSTCTSVASIVSGVVAGMIALDEHLPKAPTARFFLLLGWFFIITGVILLVSSTRLIARLPRPVQKFLKSNMERSHSIRRPGSARGKDPIPTTTIHASSLHLLTSPTKEKA
- the LOC117855662 gene encoding glycylpeptide N-tetradecanoyltransferase 1; the encoded protein is MAAPNSNDAANAGASGTAPAGEEDTSIEALARRVQEHMTLANNPAARRHKFWETQPVGQFRDAADTSLPDGAIEPPTPLSEVRADPYPLPAAFEWLTCDLDDDALLADLYSLLAHNYVEDDENMFRFNYSPAFLRWALKPPSFFRAWHIGVRAKESKKLVAFISGVPARIRARDDVVRMAEINFLCVHKKLRSKRLAPVLIREVTRRVHQENIWQAAYTAGVVLPTPITTCRYWHRSLNPKKLIDVGFSRLGPRMTMSRTVRLYKLPDAPLTPGFRRMELRDVAAVTRLLRAYLAKFVVAPDFDEVDVEHWLLPQEDVVDSYLVESPETHEVTDFCSFYTLPSSVLNNATYATLKAAYSYYNVSTKTPLQQLMNDALIVAKQKNYDVFNALDVMENESFLKELKFGPGDGQLHYYLYNYRIRNGIKPSELGLVLL